A single region of the Microcella sp. genome encodes:
- a CDS encoding 6-phosphofructokinase, producing the protein MRIGMLTSGGDAPGLNAVIRAAVLTGTTVHGHDFVGFKDGWKGLVENDTVPLSRHEVKGISKQGGTILGTSRTNPFEGRGGVDRINQVFAEHRLDALIAIGGEGTLAAAKRLTDAGIRIVGVPKTVDNDLDATDYTFGFDTAVQIATEAMDRLRTTGDAHNRCMVAEVMGRHVGWIALHSGIAAGAHAILIPEQDTSLEQLCAWVQSAYDRGRAPLVVVAEGFSLDGDEEPLNERGLDAFGRPRLGGIGERIAPLIEEHTGIETRATTLGHIQRGGTPSAFDRVLATRLGMASIGLVNDGAWGSMVALRGTEIEAVGFEAALGKLKTVPQARYDEAALLFG; encoded by the coding sequence ATGCGCATCGGAATGCTCACCTCCGGCGGAGACGCCCCCGGCCTCAACGCGGTCATCCGCGCCGCCGTGCTCACGGGAACCACCGTGCACGGCCACGACTTCGTCGGCTTCAAAGACGGCTGGAAGGGCCTGGTCGAGAACGACACCGTGCCCCTCTCTCGGCACGAGGTGAAAGGCATCTCGAAGCAGGGCGGCACCATTCTCGGCACGAGCCGCACCAACCCCTTCGAGGGGCGAGGCGGGGTCGATCGCATCAACCAGGTCTTCGCCGAGCACCGCCTCGACGCACTCATCGCCATCGGCGGCGAGGGCACCCTCGCGGCGGCGAAGCGGCTGACGGATGCTGGCATTCGTATCGTCGGAGTGCCCAAGACCGTCGACAACGACCTCGACGCCACCGACTACACCTTCGGGTTCGACACGGCCGTGCAGATCGCGACAGAGGCGATGGATCGCCTGCGCACGACCGGCGACGCCCACAATCGCTGCATGGTCGCCGAAGTCATGGGTCGTCACGTCGGCTGGATCGCCCTGCACTCGGGCATCGCCGCCGGCGCCCACGCGATTCTCATTCCCGAGCAAGACACGAGCCTCGAGCAGCTCTGCGCCTGGGTGCAGAGCGCCTACGACCGCGGTCGCGCTCCGCTCGTGGTGGTGGCTGAGGGTTTCAGCCTCGACGGCGACGAAGAGCCGCTCAACGAGCGCGGTCTCGATGCATTCGGGCGACCACGGCTCGGCGGCATCGGCGAGCGCATCGCGCCGCTCATCGAAGAGCACACCGGCATCGAGACTCGTGCCACGACGCTCGGGCACATCCAGCGCGGCGGAACCCCGAGCGCATTCGACCGCGTGCTCGCAACCCGGCTGGGCATGGCGTCGATCGGGCTCGTCAACGATGGTGCATGGGGCAGCATGGTGGCGCTGCGCGGCACCGAGATCGAGGCGGTCGGGTTCGAGGCCGCCCTCGGAAAGCTCAAGACGGTTCCTCAAGCCCGCTACGACGAGGCGGCGCTACTGTTCGGGTGA
- a CDS encoding DUF202 domain-containing protein, protein MTDDSRRPRSVYSVGEEPEVQASLANERTALSWIRTGMALVAGGVALATLASFGDLPVVVVIIAAISSLGGAALGVWALVSWRRAERALRLREPLPHPAALPWVVAGVVAVGLFLAGFAAFQALELTR, encoded by the coding sequence ATGACCGACGACTCCCGACGCCCTCGCTCTGTCTACTCGGTAGGGGAGGAACCAGAGGTGCAGGCCTCGCTCGCCAACGAGCGCACGGCTCTGTCATGGATTCGCACGGGCATGGCGCTCGTCGCAGGAGGGGTCGCACTCGCGACCCTCGCGAGCTTCGGCGACCTGCCTGTCGTCGTGGTGATCATCGCCGCCATCTCGAGCCTCGGCGGAGCAGCGCTCGGCGTGTGGGCGCTCGTCTCTTGGCGACGGGCCGAGCGGGCACTGCGACTGCGCGAACCACTGCCCCACCCGGCAGCACTGCCCTGGGTGGTCGCCGGAGTGGTCGCCGTGGGTCTCTTTCTCGCGGGCTTCGCCGCGTTTCAGGCACTCGAGCTCACGCGATGA
- a CDS encoding DUF3618 domain-containing protein, with protein sequence MNESANQSVDAVRARLEQTLDAIDEKLDVKKQASELTERVKSSYEENPVPWIIGATAAAVVVVGLVAWAIFSDD encoded by the coding sequence ATGAATGAGTCTGCCAACCAGTCTGTCGACGCAGTGCGTGCTCGCCTCGAGCAGACACTCGACGCCATCGACGAGAAGCTCGACGTGAAGAAGCAGGCCAGCGAGCTCACCGAGCGTGTGAAGAGCTCGTACGAAGAGAACCCTGTGCCGTGGATCATCGGTGCCACGGCCGCGGCCGTCGTTGTCGTCGGCTTGGTCGCGTGGGCGATCTTCAGCGACGACTGA
- a CDS encoding acryloyl-CoA reductase, with product MTRGWLITRGDSSENDLSVELVDLTDDELRPGENEVGDVMVDVSWSSLNYKDALAFAGNRGVVRVPRLVPGIDVVGTVAESTNPRWSPGDRVLLNGAGAGETRHGGLAQRAVLDGSTLIATPTAFTDAQAAGIGTAGFTAMLAVLALERHGVTEGDVLVTGASGGLGSFAIALLARAGFSVTAVTGRRENEHRLRELGATTVIDRAELDRESRPLESQRHAGVIDSVGGRSLATALAMLQHNGAAVACGNAASASLETTVMPFILRGVTLIGGNSSLVAPALREQIWRRLSEDLDTEVVDLIARPIELDAARDAAGELLAGTITGRLSVRVAPGAVTQEEA from the coding sequence ATGACACGCGGCTGGCTGATCACCCGAGGCGACTCGAGCGAGAACGACCTGAGCGTCGAGCTCGTCGATCTCACCGACGACGAGCTTCGCCCCGGCGAGAACGAGGTCGGTGACGTCATGGTCGATGTCAGCTGGTCGAGTCTCAACTACAAAGACGCACTGGCCTTCGCCGGCAACCGCGGGGTGGTGCGCGTGCCTCGACTGGTGCCGGGCATCGACGTCGTCGGCACTGTTGCCGAGTCGACGAACCCGCGCTGGTCGCCCGGCGACCGTGTGCTGCTGAACGGCGCGGGGGCTGGAGAGACCCGGCACGGCGGCCTCGCGCAGCGGGCGGTGCTCGACGGGTCGACCCTCATCGCCACGCCGACAGCGTTCACCGATGCCCAGGCTGCCGGCATCGGAACCGCAGGCTTCACCGCCATGCTCGCAGTGCTGGCGCTCGAGAGGCACGGCGTGACAGAGGGCGATGTGCTCGTCACGGGTGCAAGCGGGGGTCTCGGGTCATTCGCGATCGCGCTGCTCGCCCGCGCCGGCTTCTCGGTGACGGCAGTGACGGGCCGCCGCGAGAACGAGCATCGCCTTCGCGAACTGGGCGCGACGACGGTCATCGATCGTGCTGAGCTCGATCGAGAGAGCCGGCCGCTCGAATCGCAGCGCCACGCCGGCGTGATCGACTCGGTCGGGGGCCGCTCGCTCGCGACCGCCCTCGCGATGCTGCAGCACAACGGCGCGGCCGTGGCGTGCGGCAACGCCGCGTCTGCTTCGCTCGAGACCACCGTGATGCCGTTCATCTTGCGAGGCGTCACGCTCATTGGCGGCAATTCTTCGCTCGTCGCACCGGCACTGCGCGAGCAGATCTGGCGCCGCCTCAGCGAAGACCTCGACACCGAGGTCGTCGACCTCATCGCTCGACCCATCGAGCTCGATGCCGCCCGTGACGCAGCAGGCGAACTGCTCGCCGGCACCATCACCGGCCGGCTCTCGGTGCGCGTGGCCCCCGGCGCTGTCACCCAGGAGGAAGCATGA
- a CDS encoding DUF1304 domain-containing protein has protein sequence MSALTIIGLIVAGMAALLHLAFFVLESVLFRLPFGRRVFGVRPEHDSPALRLFAVNQGIYNLALALLVLAGLVLTIAVPDAAFGTVLIIAGCSVMVVAGVALAITAPRRTLPIALAQAGLPLVATVAIVAG, from the coding sequence ATGAGCGCGCTCACTATCATCGGTCTGATCGTCGCGGGCATGGCCGCCCTGCTGCATCTCGCCTTCTTCGTGCTCGAGAGCGTTCTGTTTCGGCTGCCGTTCGGGCGGCGCGTGTTCGGAGTGCGCCCCGAGCATGACTCCCCCGCACTGCGACTCTTCGCGGTCAATCAGGGCATCTACAATCTGGCGCTGGCGCTGCTCGTGCTCGCCGGCCTCGTCCTGACGATCGCGGTGCCCGATGCCGCATTCGGCACCGTCTTGATCATCGCCGGATGCTCGGTCATGGTCGTCGCGGGCGTCGCCCTCGCGATCACGGCTCCGAGACGCACTCTGCCGATCGCTCTCGCGCAGGCAGGTCTGCCGCTCGTGGCGACCGTGGCGATCGTGGCAGGGTGA
- a CDS encoding uroporphyrinogen-III synthase, which yields MYSPHDVTIERTPTGALPVIKPLLGWRVLVPRGGKWGDSVAAHLRALGAIPVIAPLINFAPSDDAERLAAEFDDLQRGAVDWLVVTSATTVDVLVGHGVTLPPTTRVAAVGETTAQALQLAGYDVDFVPSDHSARGLVREWPDADTTRVVLVPQSQIAEPTLVSGLLERGIAARFVTAYRTIGVEAAAEVATDIADGRIKALLVSSGSVARQIAEQFAPLPDCSAVVCIGPRTAFDARAAGLTVHRIAEERTSQSLVHALVDYAMNPDDNCPPVVS from the coding sequence ATGTATTCCCCCCACGATGTGACGATCGAGCGCACGCCCACGGGCGCACTGCCCGTGATCAAGCCCCTGCTGGGCTGGCGCGTGCTCGTTCCGCGCGGCGGAAAATGGGGCGACAGCGTCGCTGCGCACCTGCGCGCACTGGGAGCGATTCCCGTCATCGCGCCCCTCATCAACTTCGCACCGAGCGATGACGCCGAGCGGCTGGCAGCCGAGTTCGATGATCTGCAGCGCGGTGCCGTCGACTGGCTGGTCGTGACGAGCGCGACCACCGTCGACGTGCTCGTGGGTCACGGCGTGACACTGCCCCCCACGACACGGGTCGCCGCCGTCGGTGAGACGACGGCCCAGGCTCTGCAGCTCGCGGGCTACGACGTCGACTTCGTGCCGAGCGACCACTCGGCTCGCGGACTCGTGAGAGAGTGGCCAGACGCCGACACGACGAGAGTGGTGCTCGTGCCCCAGTCTCAGATCGCAGAGCCCACGCTCGTCAGCGGGCTGCTCGAGCGAGGCATCGCCGCGCGCTTCGTCACCGCGTACCGCACGATTGGGGTCGAGGCCGCGGCTGAGGTCGCCACCGACATCGCCGACGGGCGCATCAAGGCTCTGCTCGTCAGTTCAGGCAGTGTCGCGCGGCAGATCGCCGAGCAGTTCGCACCACTGCCCGACTGCTCGGCAGTCGTCTGCATCGGCCCGCGCACGGCGTTCGACGCGCGCGCGGCAGGTCTCACCGTTCACCGCATCGCCGAAGAGCGCACGAGCCAGTCGCTCGTGCATGCGCTCGTCGACTACGCCATGAACCCCGACGACAACTGCCCGCCCGTCGTCTCGTAG
- a CDS encoding serine hydrolase, which translates to MRQPSFRPAYRSLGAVAYEGARVSVAVVDLDSGESVFAVDERIVLPTGSIGKILLLIEVSARLTDRTVSDFTIADRSANDAVADSGIWQHLQAPAFPIADLAALVGATSDNLATNVLLRHVGLDSVRSRTEKLGLVRTALLDRVRDVRGPDDAPQLSVGSTAELAWLFQALANGHIIDPVTSQRVLSWLSLNADLSMVASAFGRDPLAHRGVEHNTWMVNKTGTDEGVRSEAGILRGPRAGVAYAVSVHFDDTDLPRRLRVMEALRALGVDLLEFVH; encoded by the coding sequence GTGCGGCAGCCGTCGTTCAGGCCGGCATACCGGTCGCTCGGCGCCGTGGCCTACGAGGGCGCGCGGGTGTCGGTCGCCGTGGTCGACCTCGACAGCGGAGAGAGCGTCTTCGCCGTCGACGAGCGCATCGTGCTGCCGACGGGCAGCATCGGAAAGATCTTGCTGCTCATCGAGGTGAGCGCCAGGCTCACCGACCGCACGGTGAGCGACTTCACCATTGCCGATCGTTCGGCCAACGACGCCGTGGCCGACAGCGGCATCTGGCAGCACCTGCAAGCACCCGCCTTTCCGATCGCCGACCTCGCGGCGCTCGTGGGGGCGACGAGCGACAACCTCGCCACCAATGTGCTCTTGCGTCACGTCGGGCTCGACTCGGTTCGCTCGCGCACCGAGAAGCTCGGGCTCGTGCGCACGGCCCTGCTCGACCGAGTGCGCGATGTGCGCGGGCCCGATGACGCCCCTCAACTCTCTGTGGGCTCGACGGCCGAGCTCGCCTGGCTGTTTCAAGCACTGGCCAACGGCCACATCATCGACCCCGTGACGAGCCAGCGCGTGCTCAGCTGGCTATCGCTCAACGCCGATCTCTCGATGGTGGCGAGCGCGTTCGGGCGCGACCCCCTCGCGCATCGGGGCGTCGAGCACAACACCTGGATGGTGAACAAGACGGGCACCGATGAGGGCGTTCGCAGTGAGGCGGGCATCTTGCGCGGCCCTCGCGCCGGAGTCGCCTATGCCGTCTCGGTGCATTTCGATGACACCGACCTGCCCAGGCGGCTGCGGGTCATGGAGGCACTTCGCGCGCTCGGAGTCGACTTGCTCGAGTTCGTGCACTGA
- a CDS encoding phage holin family protein, with amino-acid sequence MTDPDAATPRERRGLFALLTDIPGLIRELIAAEIESLKNEIIGKLKAAGIGAGFLVTAAAFAFFAVLVLTAAAVLALSLVLPGWAAALIVGGALLALAGIAAAIGIAQLKHGVPPTPTETIESVKEDVRVVRGIRK; translated from the coding sequence ATGACTGACCCAGACGCGGCGACGCCGCGCGAACGGCGAGGGCTCTTCGCCCTGCTGACCGACATTCCTGGCTTGATTCGTGAGCTCATCGCTGCCGAGATCGAGTCGCTCAAGAACGAGATCATCGGCAAGCTCAAGGCTGCCGGTATCGGAGCAGGTTTTCTCGTCACCGCCGCAGCCTTCGCCTTCTTCGCGGTTCTCGTGCTGACAGCGGCCGCGGTTCTGGCCCTGTCGCTCGTGCTGCCCGGGTGGGCCGCGGCGTTGATCGTCGGAGGGGCCTTGCTGGCGCTCGCCGGGATCGCCGCAGCGATCGGCATCGCCCAACTCAAGCACGGCGTACCGCCGACCCCGACTGAGACCATCGAAAGCGTGAAAGAAGATGTGCGCGTCGTGCGCGGCATCAGAAAGTGA
- a CDS encoding DUF4190 domain-containing protein, producing the protein MTDAPPPTAPLVSPPASTDPGKTMGIVALVLSIIGLHLVGVVVGLVALSQSKKVGNTNGFALAGVIVGAVLFVISLVVIGLMIAGGAAFWSFITEACRDLGPGVWEVDGITYSCP; encoded by the coding sequence ATGACCGACGCCCCTCCCCCCACCGCTCCTCTGGTCAGCCCTCCGGCGTCGACCGACCCGGGAAAGACCATGGGCATCGTCGCCCTCGTGCTGTCGATCATCGGGCTGCACCTGGTCGGTGTCGTCGTCGGGCTCGTCGCCCTCTCGCAGTCGAAGAAGGTCGGCAACACGAACGGCTTCGCGCTCGCAGGGGTCATCGTGGGTGCCGTGCTCTTCGTCATCAGCTTGGTCGTGATCGGCCTCATGATCGCGGGCGGGGCCGCCTTCTGGAGCTTCATCACCGAGGCCTGCAGAGACCTCGGGCCGGGCGTGTGGGAGGTCGACGGCATCACCTACTCGTGCCCGTGA
- a CDS encoding DNA-3-methyladenine glycosylase 2 family protein, translated as MIAATPDAELELGTSEPRDLAATIGFIRRGRGDPTLHVVEGPEGWREVWRAQRTPEGTATLRLLVEGEYLRAQAWGPGATWSVDRAPALIGEHDDWRPLDAVLAARDDAATTALSRARRRRRGLRLTSTGIVLEAAVAAVLEQKVTGVEARRAWRRLVLQHGERAPGHAPEGLTVMPDGVGWRSIPDHEWHRAGVGPQRMATIRRVAAVSASLDRLTELEPSALEVALQSIPGVGQWTVAEVLQRSHGHPDLVSVGDAHLPHVVGTWFTGDRVDDAGMLELLAPWAGHRQRIVRLITSLGVDVQSFGARATISDHRGH; from the coding sequence GTGATCGCCGCGACTCCGGATGCCGAGCTCGAGCTCGGCACCTCCGAGCCGCGCGATCTCGCGGCCACGATCGGCTTCATCCGGCGCGGACGCGGCGACCCGACCCTGCACGTCGTCGAGGGGCCGGAGGGCTGGCGCGAGGTCTGGCGCGCGCAGCGCACACCCGAGGGCACCGCAACGCTGCGGCTGCTCGTCGAGGGCGAATACCTGCGCGCGCAGGCCTGGGGCCCGGGCGCGACCTGGAGCGTCGACCGTGCACCCGCGCTCATCGGCGAGCACGACGACTGGCGCCCGCTCGACGCCGTGCTCGCCGCGCGCGACGACGCCGCAACCACTGCGCTGAGCCGCGCGCGACGACGGCGGCGCGGTCTGCGGCTCACCAGCACCGGCATCGTGCTCGAAGCCGCGGTCGCGGCGGTGCTCGAGCAGAAGGTGACCGGCGTCGAAGCGCGGCGCGCGTGGCGCAGGCTCGTGCTGCAGCACGGCGAACGGGCGCCAGGCCATGCACCCGAGGGTCTCACGGTCATGCCCGACGGGGTGGGCTGGCGCAGCATCCCCGATCATGAGTGGCACCGCGCGGGAGTGGGCCCGCAGCGCATGGCCACCATTCGGCGGGTGGCGGCCGTCTCGGCATCGCTCGATCGACTGACCGAGCTCGAGCCGAGCGCGCTCGAGGTGGCGCTGCAGTCGATTCCGGGCGTGGGGCAGTGGACTGTCGCCGAAGTGCTGCAGCGCTCGCATGGCCACCCCGACCTGGTGAGCGTCGGCGACGCCCACCTTCCGCACGTGGTCGGCACCTGGTTCACGGGCGACCGTGTCGACGACGCGGGAATGCTCGAGCTTCTTGCACCCTGGGCGGGTCACCGGCAGCGGATTGTGCGACTCATCACCTCACTGGGGGTCGACGTGCAGAGTTTCGGTGCACGAGCCACCATCAGTGACCACCGCGGGCACTGA
- a CDS encoding YtxH domain-containing protein — protein MRGKILFATGLAVGYVLGSRAGRERYEQLKAVANSFWNDPRVQRRVDQVEDFVSDGAKKVVDQVTSMATTKKPASKPAAKTPAKSTSTAKKKPASTSRSSGTSS, from the coding sequence ATGAGAGGCAAGATCCTATTTGCGACCGGACTCGCTGTCGGTTACGTGCTCGGTAGTCGTGCGGGCCGTGAACGCTATGAGCAACTGAAGGCCGTCGCCAACAGCTTCTGGAATGACCCCCGGGTGCAGCGCCGAGTCGACCAGGTTGAAGACTTCGTCTCAGACGGTGCCAAGAAGGTCGTCGATCAGGTGACCAGCATGGCGACCACGAAGAAGCCCGCTTCGAAGCCAGCCGCCAAGACCCCGGCGAAGTCGACCAGCACGGCCAAGAAGAAGCCGGCGAGCACGTCGCGCAGCAGCGGCACATCGTCGTGA
- a CDS encoding DUF4190 domain-containing protein gives MTDAPPPAPAPAAASPAPVNPGKTMGVVALVLSIIGLHLIGIIVGFIGLNQSKKVGQKNGFALAGIIIGFIGMVIVIALLVGGGALFGSLFGACAELGPGIHEVGGVTYTCG, from the coding sequence ATGACCGACGCACCTCCCCCCGCACCCGCACCTGCCGCCGCCTCACCCGCCCCGGTCAACCCCGGCAAGACCATGGGCGTCGTCGCGCTCGTGCTGTCGATCATCGGTCTGCACCTCATCGGCATCATCGTGGGGTTCATCGGCCTCAACCAGTCGAAGAAGGTCGGTCAGAAGAACGGCTTCGCGCTCGCCGGCATCATCATCGGCTTCATCGGAATGGTCATCGTCATCGCCTTGCTGGTCGGCGGCGGCGCCCTGTTCGGCAGCCTCTTCGGCGCGTGCGCCGAATTGGGCCCCGGCATTCACGAGGTCGGCGGCGTGACGTACACCTGCGGGTAG
- a CDS encoding NAD(P)/FAD-dependent oxidoreductase: MNEVIVVGSGLAGLVAARQNVLQGRTVRVLDTASRAGASALSAQIAGVTLDVGTLYLDPFDTALADVVDRSGQSPGLVPSEPKRWWLATPTGTLPLPEMHVVGVPAAPLAAETIAIVGRRAAWRGMLDAVMPGPRGSKASTLGELVRARLGVGITDSLVAPVVRALTGSALDELSPTDIDGLRHLMLQQNSLTRAVTQLRLDDAGHHRLTAIAGGPSTLVTALLAELDTYGVPIELGVDRESLDMVRDDADSVIETHDRPRGAIATLVLDGSQVPAGRRGAGVLAGHSTGAPVRRVLDLSSLWPSLYGQDPSLTLLRVESDSELTVDEAIEIVARWWDSAGVNAAVKGAYLMRDDDVNP; the protein is encoded by the coding sequence GTGAACGAGGTCATCGTGGTCGGGTCGGGCCTCGCCGGCCTCGTCGCGGCCCGCCAGAACGTGCTGCAGGGCCGCACCGTCCGCGTGCTCGACACCGCGTCGCGCGCAGGAGCCAGCGCGCTCAGCGCACAGATCGCCGGAGTCACCCTCGATGTCGGCACGCTCTATCTCGACCCGTTCGACACTGCGCTCGCTGACGTCGTCGACCGATCGGGGCAGAGCCCCGGCCTGGTGCCGTCAGAGCCGAAGCGCTGGTGGCTGGCGACCCCGACAGGCACTCTGCCTCTGCCTGAGATGCATGTCGTCGGCGTGCCGGCGGCGCCGCTCGCAGCAGAGACGATCGCCATCGTGGGTCGGCGGGCAGCGTGGCGCGGCATGCTCGACGCTGTCATGCCCGGGCCCAGGGGATCGAAGGCGAGCACTCTCGGCGAGCTCGTGCGGGCGAGACTCGGGGTGGGCATCACCGACTCTCTCGTGGCGCCCGTCGTGCGCGCGCTCACCGGCAGCGCACTCGACGAACTGAGCCCCACCGATATCGACGGGCTGCGACACCTCATGCTGCAGCAGAACTCCCTGACCCGGGCGGTGACGCAGTTGCGGCTCGACGATGCCGGTCACCACCGATTGACCGCCATCGCAGGCGGGCCGTCAACGCTCGTCACCGCGCTGCTCGCCGAGCTCGACACCTACGGGGTGCCGATTGAGCTCGGCGTCGATCGTGAGTCTCTCGACATGGTTCGCGACGACGCTGACTCGGTGATCGAGACGCACGACAGACCGCGGGGCGCGATCGCCACTCTCGTGCTCGACGGGTCGCAGGTGCCGGCGGGGCGCCGGGGCGCCGGGGTGCTCGCGGGTCATTCGACAGGCGCCCCCGTTCGCCGCGTGCTCGATCTCTCGTCGCTGTGGCCCTCGCTCTACGGGCAAGACCCATCGCTGACGCTGCTGCGGGTCGAGAGCGACAGCGAGCTGACGGTCGATGAGGCCATCGAGATCGTGGCCCGGTGGTGGGATTCGGCGGGCGTGAACGCTGCCGTGAAGGGGGCCTACCTGATGCGTGACGACGACGTCAACCCCTGA
- a CDS encoding ROK family transcriptional regulator, producing MRISTVEWAPDVGATRAVALEVLLHGPIARSEIAKKLQLSAGSLTRLAAPLIEAGVLIEGDEQSRGRAGRPSRPLDIVPESRHFLGFKVTSNSVLGVVTDLRATILGTRTANLRSTAVEHVVDIIEALSRELGGLVPSVNAMGIGVGALIGSDGVVRSAPFLEWTDVPLQQLVRERTSIPTVVANDLVAFTEYENWFGAGRELERFAVITLGAGIGYGLVVHDEIVMDDDYGIGLVGHWPMDPYGPLCPAGHRGCARTVLTSMAIAGSVSAALGRTVSYDEALDLAQAGEPAAARVIDEAARGLGRLIAAIANLTMPEMVVIGGEGVRLTSIAELSIRAGMSENRDPRTRELPLNFTSGDDSEWCRGAAVLAIQDYVLP from the coding sequence GTGAGGATTTCCACCGTCGAGTGGGCCCCAGACGTCGGCGCGACCAGAGCCGTCGCGCTCGAGGTTCTCCTCCATGGACCCATCGCGCGCAGTGAGATCGCGAAGAAGCTGCAGCTCTCTGCCGGAAGCTTGACACGCCTCGCCGCTCCACTGATCGAGGCCGGGGTGCTCATAGAAGGCGACGAACAGAGCCGAGGTCGAGCAGGGCGACCGAGTAGGCCGCTCGACATTGTTCCCGAGTCGCGTCACTTCTTGGGCTTCAAAGTGACGAGCAATAGCGTTCTCGGTGTCGTGACCGACCTTCGCGCAACAATTCTGGGCACGCGAACGGCGAACCTTCGTTCAACAGCCGTCGAGCACGTCGTTGACATCATCGAGGCGCTCTCGCGCGAGCTCGGCGGCTTGGTTCCGTCGGTGAACGCGATGGGCATCGGCGTAGGTGCGCTGATCGGCAGTGACGGGGTCGTGCGTAGCGCCCCTTTTCTCGAATGGACCGATGTTCCGCTACAGCAATTGGTGCGCGAGCGCACGAGTATTCCGACGGTGGTCGCCAACGACCTGGTCGCCTTCACCGAGTACGAGAACTGGTTCGGAGCAGGGCGTGAACTCGAGCGATTCGCTGTCATCACCCTCGGTGCCGGCATCGGGTATGGCCTCGTTGTGCACGACGAGATCGTCATGGACGACGATTACGGCATCGGCCTCGTCGGGCACTGGCCGATGGACCCCTACGGGCCCCTGTGCCCTGCTGGCCACCGTGGTTGTGCGCGCACCGTGCTCACCAGCATGGCCATAGCAGGCTCTGTGAGCGCTGCGTTGGGCCGGACGGTCAGCTACGACGAGGCGCTCGACCTCGCGCAGGCCGGCGAGCCGGCCGCCGCGCGAGTCATTGACGAAGCCGCCCGCGGTTTGGGCCGTCTGATCGCTGCAATAGCGAATCTCACGATGCCTGAAATGGTCGTCATCGGTGGTGAAGGAGTTCGACTGACGTCGATCGCAGAGCTATCCATCCGCGCGGGCATGTCCGAGAATCGAGACCCCCGAACTCGAGAGTTGCCCCTGAACTTCACCTCGGGCGACGACTCAGAGTGGTGTCGTGGGGCCGCCGTGCTCGCGATTCAAGACTACGTTCTGCCCTAA
- a CDS encoding pilus assembly protein CpaE produces the protein MISTALARRLRDAGLRWRPASGDRFQIDRAEFDADVFTVSDLTIEAHEYSTGTVLGFNGTTEWALDSVELDDALWLPREDQLRDLLRASFRGLRRTADGYIVTIDLDGEGREFESVSAPEAYGLAVMAMLERVTA, from the coding sequence ATGATCAGCACCGCACTCGCGAGACGGCTTCGTGACGCCGGGCTTCGCTGGCGACCCGCATCCGGCGACCGGTTTCAGATCGACCGGGCAGAGTTCGACGCAGATGTCTTCACGGTGAGCGATCTCACGATCGAGGCGCACGAGTACTCGACCGGCACCGTGCTCGGCTTCAATGGCACGACCGAGTGGGCACTCGACTCGGTAGAACTCGATGACGCTCTGTGGCTGCCGCGCGAAGACCAGTTGCGCGACCTGCTGCGCGCGTCATTCCGCGGCTTGCGGCGCACTGCAGATGGCTACATCGTCACTATCGACCTCGATGGCGAAGGCCGCGAGTTCGAGAGCGTGTCGGCTCCAGAGGCCTACGGCCTGGCCGTCATGGCGATGCTCGAGCGCGTCACCGCGTGA
- a CDS encoding thioesterase family protein — translation MNKLLRLWWVLVRARRRPTLAPTDVSRVRFRVLPNDLDLQRHMNNGVYLSIMDLGRIDLMVRSGVWRELTARGYYPVVVSSTITYRRSLDPWQSYELETRIVGLDEIAGYVEQRFVRDGEICARAVIKARFLKKSGGVVPIPELAELFGLDPAHHPLPEWLAAWSQSASLPSRREPAPSVWT, via the coding sequence GTGAACAAACTGCTACGACTCTGGTGGGTGCTCGTGCGCGCTCGCCGACGGCCCACGCTCGCGCCCACCGATGTCAGCCGGGTGCGCTTCAGGGTGCTGCCCAACGACCTCGACCTGCAACGCCACATGAACAACGGCGTGTACTTATCGATCATGGATCTCGGCCGCATCGACCTCATGGTGCGCTCGGGCGTCTGGCGCGAGCTCACCGCGCGGGGCTACTACCCGGTGGTCGTGAGCTCGACCATCACCTACCGCCGGTCGCTCGACCCCTGGCAGTCGTACGAGCTCGAAACCCGCATCGTCGGACTCGACGAGATCGCCGGCTACGTCGAGCAGCGCTTCGTTCGCGACGGTGAGATCTGTGCTCGCGCCGTCATCAAGGCCCGCTTCTTGAAGAAGAGCGGCGGCGTGGTGCCGATTCCCGAACTCGCCGAACTCTTCGGGCTCGACCCGGCACACCACCCGCTGCCCGAATGGCTTGCAGCGTGGAGCCAGAGCGCGTCGCTGCCGTCGCGCCGCGAGCCGGCCCCGAGCGTGTGGACGTGA